A stretch of the Deinococcus radiopugnans ATCC 19172 genome encodes the following:
- a CDS encoding DUF4180 domain-containing protein, with the protein MTADQSPVIRSAHELGLSIHTPEDLNGVIGAAYGLDGLILTETDVSPEFFQLQSGLAGEAFQKFTNYRLRVALVLADPTAYGERFAELAHEHARHPLIRFVRSEAEARAWLSAP; encoded by the coding sequence ATGACTGCAGACCAGTCCCCCGTGATCCGCAGCGCCCACGAGCTGGGGCTGTCCATCCACACGCCGGAGGACCTCAACGGGGTGATCGGCGCCGCCTACGGTCTGGACGGCCTGATCCTGACTGAGACTGACGTGTCGCCGGAGTTTTTCCAGTTGCAGAGCGGGCTGGCCGGCGAGGCGTTTCAGAAATTCACGAACTACCGGTTGCGCGTGGCGCTGGTGCTGGCGGACCCCACCGCTTACGGTGAACGCTTCGCCGAGCTGGCCCACGAACACGCCCGCCACCCCTTGATCCGTTTCGTCCGCAGCGAGGCCGAGGCGCGGGCGTGGCTGAGCGCACCGTAA
- a CDS encoding DinB family protein, producing MTHPGDRPNDDRSQRAQLALARLLPKLFRGGQAFVGVEASLSGLDAQTATRVPDRLPHSVLDLLAHINWWNRWMLDTIEMGQAQPYPAHAADTWPTHGEDDWGRTKNEFYELLARIDAHAARPDLANPVNHEETIGELLADFALHTAHHFGQIVTVRQALGAWPPPAGGDTW from the coding sequence ATGACCCACCCCGGTGACCGCCCGAACGACGACCGCAGCCAGCGTGCCCAGCTGGCCCTCGCCCGATTGCTGCCCAAGCTGTTTCGGGGCGGGCAGGCGTTTGTGGGCGTGGAGGCCAGCCTGAGCGGCCTGGACGCGCAGACGGCGACCCGCGTGCCGGACAGGCTGCCGCACAGCGTTCTGGACCTGTTGGCCCACATCAACTGGTGGAACCGCTGGATGCTCGACACCATCGAGATGGGTCAGGCGCAGCCGTACCCGGCCCACGCCGCCGACACCTGGCCCACGCACGGCGAGGACGACTGGGGCCGCACAAAGAACGAATTCTACGAACTGCTGGCCCGCATCGACGCCCACGCCGCGCGCCCTGATCTGGCCAATCCGGTCAACCATGAGGAGACGATTGGCGAACTGCTGGCCGATTTCGCGCTGCACACTGCCCATCATTTCGGACAGATCGTGACGGTGCGTCAGGCGCTGGGCGCGTGGCCCCCACCGGCAGGAGGCGATACCTGGTGA
- a CDS encoding DinB family protein yields the protein MSEQHSPRTSGAETFGKAVGHLYLGGPANVSWEQALEGLEGGEAERTPNHLPHSVAQIVAHVQFWQAHLLATLDGHHPQMPEHAGDGWPLPDDWVTLRATFLRDAARLRAVARDPERCAAPDSRGVPLAAMLTNYAGHSVYHLGQVVTVRQALELWPPPGGGDTW from the coding sequence GTGAGCGAACAGCACAGCCCCAGAACGTCCGGGGCAGAGACCTTCGGGAAGGCGGTGGGCCACCTGTACCTGGGCGGCCCGGCCAACGTGTCGTGGGAGCAGGCGCTGGAGGGGCTGGAGGGCGGTGAGGCCGAGCGCACGCCAAACCATCTGCCGCACAGCGTCGCGCAGATCGTGGCGCACGTCCAGTTCTGGCAGGCGCATCTGCTAGCCACGCTGGATGGGCACCATCCGCAAATGCCCGAACACGCCGGAGACGGCTGGCCCCTGCCGGACGACTGGGTCACGCTACGCGCCACCTTTTTGCGCGACGCCGCCCGGCTGCGGGCCGTGGCCCGTGATCCCGAACGGTGCGCCGCGCCCGACAGCCGGGGCGTTCCCTTGGCGGCCATGCTGACCAACTACGCGGGCCACAGCGTCTATCACCTGGGGCAGGTCGTGACCGTCCGGCAGGCGCTGGAGCTGTGGCCGCCGCCGGGTGGTGGCGACACTTGGTAG
- a CDS encoding dCTP deaminase domain-containing protein, which produces MEIQLPSRGSRHSAGYDLHTPTAFMLVPGATTVIVTDLKAYMLPDEVLSVFPRSSVGLRGVMLSNTVGIVDADYYANADNDGNIRLSLHNIGPEPFTARAGDRIAQAVFTRYLLADGDDFAAGPQRQGGHGHTGR; this is translated from the coding sequence ATGGAAATTCAACTTCCCAGCCGGGGGTCCAGGCACTCGGCCGGGTACGATCTGCACACGCCGACGGCTTTTATGCTCGTCCCAGGAGCCACGACGGTCATCGTCACCGACCTCAAGGCGTACATGCTCCCGGACGAGGTGCTGAGCGTGTTTCCGCGTTCGTCCGTGGGCCTGCGCGGCGTGATGCTCAGCAACACGGTGGGAATCGTGGACGCCGACTACTACGCCAACGCCGACAACGACGGCAATATCCGCCTGTCGCTTCACAACATCGGCCCTGAACCCTTTACCGCGCGGGCGGGAGACCGGATCGCGCAGGCCGTCTTCACGAGGTACCTGCTGGCCGACGGCGACGACTTCGCGGCTGGCCCCCAGCGTCAGGGCGGCCACGGCCACACCGGACGCTGA